The sequence below is a genomic window from Nicotiana tomentosiformis chromosome 6, ASM39032v3, whole genome shotgun sequence.
ACACCACTTGCTTCAAATACCTCTACTACTTTCCCCAATACTAATTCTACCCTCCTAATTCAAACTCCAGAATTCATCACAAATGGTGGACTTTGCCTTCTTTACTCCTTACCTAATAACCCTAATACTATCTTCAACCCTTCAACAATTAAATCTAGTGTCGATCCCTCTACTCTTCTCTCTATCTCACCTTCTTTTATGAATAATTTGATGCCTTCTTGCACTCCTCCATCTTTAAATTTTCCAATCAACCAGCCTCAAAATATCAACTCATCATTTAACACAAGTGAAACTTCAGCATCTAATGGTACTAGTCATGATAATAATCACGACGATGGTAGCAGCAAGAGAGATTTAGTTATTGAAGATGAGATTGATCTCGAGCTTAGGCTAGGATGgagatcatcatcatcatcaaattAATTTCCTACACTTTTTGTGAGAActtattttcttttctctttcatgGATTGATTTCAGGATAGACCGCCTACATCACCCCTGGGCCTTCAATGGACCCTGCATGAATGCGGGAtacttagtgcaccgggctgcttTTGTTTGTTTTCTCTCCTTCTGTAGATTGATTTATTTGTTATGTGTAATAATAAAGATGATAGAAAAGTTTTTAGGGTTGGAATCCGAGCTAGACTGTCAAAAGAGCCTTGCAGTGCAGTGTCATTTTCCTGTTGCTGCGTGTATTTTATATTTTGGCTGGGGATTACTGAATCGGTATGATTGGACTGTTATATATTACCACATAAATAATTCTTTTCTGATGAACTGATTTAGTAAAAAAGTTGGTAGTTAAATGAACATTATTAATTCAATCTAGTGTGAATCCTACATATATTCGAACTCTATCCATGAAATGAAGATTCTTTTTCCTTTTGCTTCCTTCTCTTTTCTTATTTGGTTTTTGTCCTTCTCCTGCTTCCTTCTGTTGGCTATCTTTtggaaaattttcatattttcgtcaTATATTTTGAAGTGTTAAATTTTAATGGCTTTTTTAGTCTCACcatttaaacaaattaaattatacgaattaaaaagtaaaaatgacactgtatagccgctgtaaaaataatagtcgaaaaaatatataaaatctatatatttttttgtatatatatatatacattatgtatgttatatacaaaaattatacaaattttatacactttttcggctactcgatgtaaatagtttctagcgcgggctaaaagtgataataccccattAAAAATCTCCCTTCCCCtgaatttgttttttaaaaatagTTTTACTCGGCATGAAATTTAAGAGAGAAATGAAGATAAATTTATAGTCTTAAACATGCCATATAATATTTGTATGGctataaaacttttaaaactcTTGATCTTAGATATGTCATAATAATTTTTTATAGCTATAAAAGCTTCTCCtttaatgataaaataaaatttaaagctAATTGTTTCTATATGGAGTATAAACAATGGAGATATGAAATTTATAGTCTAATATGGGAAGCTTCTCTTTCTTGTTCTTAATTTCCCCAACTGAGATAAGTATTGGACTAAACGGCCCAAAGTACTCTTATAGCCTGATTGGCCAAGCTTTTTCAAGTTGTAAGTTGAAAAGCTAGGCAAGCatttagaagaaaagaaaaagttcttttgaggagaagcaggagtgcagttttggagaagcagaaaaagtaGTTTTTTCTTGGaattacttttttgaaaagcatttttgagaaaaatacatttagaagtactttttaaaagcttgaccaaacacaaattgcttctTAGAAGtgttttttcaaattaattagtcaaacacaaactgtttttcaccaaaagtacttttgacaaAAAAGACTTtccaaaataaactgatttttcTAGCTTGGCCAAAAAGACTATCATACCATTAAGAGTATCCAATTCATTATAagtaacttatttttcttttctaattttcACGTGGGGGCAATAAGTGATGGAAGAACAATAAGTAGCTAGAACCAAACACTAAACAATGGAGTAAAGCTTACCATTGATTACGATATTGCCTGCATGGTTTTAAGTACTTTTTGCAGGACAGACAATGCTTTGGTCCCCAATTTCTTGTTTCCTCACTTTTTCATTCAGCTAGCTTGCATTTATCAGAACAATGAATTCAGTGTCCACCATTCAATTATATGTATATCTTTAAGGCTTTGGACAGActttggaagaaaaagaaaaaataaaatgttTAGAAAACCTTGTCCAAACCCAAAAAAGAACCCACAAAAAGTATAGCTTCAAAGAATTACATTACAAGATCCATATACATGGATTGCCTTTGGTTTTATCTACTGACAAGAATCGACCAAGATTCGGAAAAGTAAAAGAGTGTAGCAGTATCTCTGTAAGTAAATTTATTTTTCTAGTGACAGTATGGCTAGGTTTTCAAAAGGGAGAGGAAATGCTTTACACATAATAGATCTGtcttttacacgtaagagatATAAAAAGgtcattttcttaattttaaaattgtaaagAAGCATGATATACAAATatcaaattaaataatttaatgatACATGACTTAATCAtattaaaagtttatatatatatatatatatatatatatatatatatatatatatatatattttgcatAAAAGAAAAATTCTATCTCTTAGCTGTAGGTTACTATGATTGCTTACAAATGACCTAGCTAGTTGATG
It includes:
- the LOC117276899 gene encoding transcriptional regulator SUPERMAN-like, whose amino-acid sequence is MWNPKDDDDSWEIRAFKEDTSNSMGATWPPRSYTCTFCRREFRSAQALGGHMNVHRRDRAKLNQTPLASNTSTTFPNTNSTLLIQTPEFITNGGLCLLYSLPNNPNTIFNPSTIKSSVDPSTLLSISPSFMNNLMPSCTPPSLNFPINQPQNINSSFNTSETSASNGTSHDNNHDDGSSKRDLVIEDEIDLELRLGWRSSSSSN